The sequence below is a genomic window from Uranotaenia lowii strain MFRU-FL chromosome 2, ASM2978415v1, whole genome shotgun sequence.
CATCCTGTCCCAATACCTGGGATTCTCTAATCAAAATGGCGATGCGCCCAACATgactataaatttgaatttactgGACGGATTAAGTGCCGATTCCCGTTCCATGATTCGTAATGCATCCGCCTCAGCCAAGTTGCCTGCTAATTTAAAGTTACCGACTGCCTTCCACTTTTTACCCCATCTCCTTGATGACCCCGCTTCTCTAAGGCCGGCTTTCCTTCAATCCAAGAACCGACAGGGTGTTTCGATCGTGTTGGGCATACCGACAGTCAAACGCGATAAACAATCATATCTGCTGGAAACAGTTGACAATCTTATAGCAAATATGGACGAGGAAGAGCAGAACGAAACCATGATCGTTGTTTTCGTGGGAGAATCGGAGTTGGGTTACGTTAACCAGGTCGCAAACAGCATCAATACCAGGTTCCCAACCTTTGTAGATAGCGGGTTTATTGAGATTTTGGCCCCAGCTTCCAGCTACTACCCGGATATGTCTCGATTAAGGCAAACTCTGAACGATTCAGTGGAGAGAGTTAAATGGAGGTCGAAGCAGAATCTGGATTTCGCTTACTTAATGGCCTATGCCCAACCAAAAGGAGCATTTTACGTACAGCTAGAAGACGATATACTAACCAAAAAAGGATTTGTTagtattatgaaaaattacgcCCTAGAGAAAACGGCTAAAAAAGAACAAAGTCAATGGTTTGTGCTGGATTTTTGCCAATTAGGATTTATAGGTAAGTGAAAAGCTAGCTATTAGCTGCCTCGATAAAGTCGATATTAACCATCTAAAGCGGCACCACAGCCAAAGTCAATGAttattttaacttactttttaagCAGAATGTTTCGAAACATGTTAATCTAACGATCTATACAAAATAAGGAAATAACTTTCATCTGtattacaaataagctaaatctaCCAAGCGTTTGAGCATTTTCAGAAATATCAACCATcgattaaaatgaatttaattttctaaagttgAAGTAAGCGACAAAAACTTTGCGGTTTAAAATTCTGGCAACTCGatccgaatttcaaatttaattaatgtAATTTTAATGCAATATTAAGTAAGTAGATTCAAATTTCCTATACTTAGTAAATAATTGTACAACGATCTAGTGACAgatgattaaaattaaatgcATTATTAATTCATCGCTTTATTGAACCGccattgaaatgatttttggtagaatttttaaactacaaacaaacaaataaaaatcccTGATTTCTTTAACCAAAATAAGCAAATTAGAACATAACTAATTCTTTAGCGGAACCGCTTTAATCGTTCTGGAATGTAAATAAAGGTCAGACAACCTAGAGtgcattctaaattttttactttaatagttttaaatgcttagtcagccaaaaattgcaaataaagtttttttttaagctagAAGATGCATGCAGTTCGTGTAAGCGACGATATGCGAATGGAAGGCTACAGTGTGTGTGGTCTATTGACAAAGTTCATTCGATTACAatttatattataaaaataGTATAAAAATGATTCTATTTTCGAACACCTAATAAGTGTAGAGAAAGTTGAAATAGTTATTTagaatgaatggaaaaaaaagtttagcaaTCAAACACAGAATTATTTAAGAACGGTACTTCATCACATCTGATCACATTAATCAATGAACTTAGTACGGCTTCACAATGACGCGAGTGACGTGAtttacgaaatttcatatcgttttggtggcttaaatagcctctctagcctaaaaattttcgttcggatgagctgttattggtcttcagagctcatcgatacacaaatatcttttctgaatgattttctggagtcagggcgaagaagtgaaatttcgtgagtcacgtcactcgcatcgcagaataagccccaaggcttatgaaaaaaaatatcaacttgccggttcaatcttaaatttcttttaaaatagattttgttttaatttgagatTAAGTGTAACTAACTAGCATGTGCAATCTccgcaggttcaagtcctgccggtgggccgttgtatctttttcgaaaaatttatgatatttacggcttatgttctttctatTGAAGATTGCATTgaagacattgaaaaaaataaaataaaaggcaaaaaaaaatcttgaatagtttttccAACTTTCTCTTACACCAGCAGTTTTTGTGAAGTGTTTCAAAAACTTCACTTTAAAAAGCGCTGTTTCCTCGCATCATTTCTTTACATTTTCCTTCACTCTGTTCAGCGACCCTAATCACGAAACTTAACGAAACTAGcacactgactggacactcgatttcgttttctggataatttttccaacagtccgcaatatcgattccagaatGCGCattgatcgatttgaagaaatgctatcccagttaggaaatgccacccaacttaaaaaaaacaggcaatttctacgataaaatcgggctaaacaggaccatttttcctacagggcatttttcgtaaaaaaattccggttcgccacctgccgtcggtattgcgaacctacaaaatctgacaaaaaaaattagacaaaaaatggttgattttttgttctaagtgtcgtgtcagtgtgatcagtgctcTTACATTTGCAGTAGACAAAGATTAAAGTGTGTCATTTGTACGTACATGCAACTTAACGAAACCAGCACACACTTACATTTACAGTGAACAGTGTGTCATTTGCACATGCACGCTAAGTGTAAttctccgacggcaacaagctggattccgatccggacgatcatgtgtggatcacatcacaacgctacggataatactggaacaaatcaacgaattccaggattTACTTCTGCTAGTGTTCCTTGATTTCGagaaagcattcgaccgactgaaccacgaaaacatctgggcggctctaaggcgtcgaggagtcccagaggaactagtccatctcatcgaagcacagtacgaaacattttcgtgcaaggtcttactCGACGGTGTCTTATCTGATCCAATTCcagtaactgctggagtgagacgatgatgtatcttatcaccgctactctttATCATTGTAATGGATGAGGTCTTGACTGAATCGATAGACTGTGCATCGAACCGAGAGTTGTCATGAAATCCTTCGACAATATGCAACTGAgagaccttgacctggctgacgatattattttgctcgcccaaagacatcaagacatgcagagcaaactcgacgacctcaccgaaagccccaaggcagcaggtctcaaagtcaatgtcgaaaagaccaagtcgatggaaatcaacacagaaaatcgttccaatttcgtggtagctggacaacagattgagaaagtggagtttttccagtatcttggtagccagattacgtcACATTCAGGCGTAAtcgacatcgaaacccggatcagaatcCGCCAGAAACATCtagcggtcacgccagatctctctacgaacgaaaatccgaatcttcaactcaaacgtcaaatccgtattgctatACGGGTGCGAAATTTgttgcacatatgcggtaacgacgcgaaaattgcaagtatttgtaaaccgctgcctgcggaatatcgcgcttggtggcctggcaactggatctcaatcgtggaactacatcgccggtgtcatcaaaaggcgctagaaatcgagattcgggaacgtaagtggagatggattgggcagacgctgcgaagagatgaacacgaaatttgcagagaggcgcttgactggaatccagatgggtatcgaagaagaggcaggcccagaagctcgtagcggcgtagtctagccgctgaaatgcgcacagttgacgagagcATTGGCTGgtagcaagtgaagacgctggcttcggatcaccagcagtggagatcttttatctcagctcTATGCGTAGGTCTTATATATCCTTTGCACTTTCCGTGCTCAGGACATAATGCACAGTTTGGCCGTATTACGATTTCCCACAGATCTTCCTTCGTGTGTGAGCAGCTATTTCAGCAAATAGGAATATAGGGGCGTGTACTGCTTGGCTTTACGCATGACCCTGCATAATGAAAGGCTAATTACTGTTCAGACTGAAAATCGATTTACACCTCaggttaaattgaaaaaaaaaaatcaaagttgtgCTAGCTGAATGGACATTTACAATTATCCAGATTCTATTGAATGTCTccggttctttttttttaatttttgtttataatttcaggcaaaatgttcaagtcagctGATCTACCATGGCTAATAACATTCTTCCAAatgtttttcaacgaaaagCCAGTTGATTGGCTACTGTATCATCTTATTTATACAAAAGTTTGTAGTGTTGAAAAGGATGCGGTAAgctcaaatttattcataaggaacgcattttttattcatgcttGAACGATTACTTTTTTAACTTACAGAAAACCTGCAAACAAGAAATATCCAAGCTGTGGATCCACTATAAACCATCCCTATTTCAGCACATAGGAACAACTTCATCTCTTAAAGGTAGGTAGTACGACTGGTCTGTTAAGATAGTCGAAACAGGTTTTTATCtcttattttctatttaaattgAAACAGGAAAAGTACAAAAACTGAAAGATAAACAGTTTGGTAAAATTCCGACATTCTATCCCCATAAAAATCCTCCAGCTGTAGTGAAAACAGGTATACAGCATTATAAAGCCTATACATTGCAAAAAGCATACACTGGAGAAAGCTTTTTCTGGGGCCTAATGCCGCAGCTTGGCGATttgattgaaatcaaatttaaagaatccGTGGCACTTAAaaggtgagaaaattttcattgataaatCCTAACTTACTAGACTGTGCATATTACTGAAATGGTAAATCTATTCTCAGGTATCTATTTCGAAGTGGCAGCTTCGAGCAACCGTCGGACAGGTTCTACAACACAACGATCGAAGTTCTACCGGTCAATTTGTCTGAAGATTCGCCAGTTTGGAGCAATTACAACACTACCAGCGATGGTTTCCTCGTGGTTGGGATATTCAATGATTTCGGCATAGCGGAAGGAGTTGTCGATTCGAAAATAGGGGAAATAAAAGAACTACGTTTGCATGTTTACAGTGATAGCCAAAATTGGGTAATCCTTAGAGAGGTATGTATTCCTATCCAGGAGGTTGTTcacttttgattatttttttttttacttccagaTCTTGCTTCAAGTTTACTCGGTTCGGTGACGTAAGCGTTACCGTGTTCTAGTCCAGCCTGATAGTTTTAACGTAGAATCGATGCGCGACCCAGCAAAACGGCGTCAAATGAGTCTGATGAAACTTGAACGAGAAATATCAACGCGGCAACTGCAGAATACTAAGACAAAGCTCTAATTTTTGTATTAaacgaagaaaaagaaaaaaaaaaagataatcgaTGGAGTGACGACCCTGAGCGTTATTTGTGAAGCACCTTTTTACGTATACATAACGAATAAAGCCACTCTACAGTTACCATAATTGTTGAGCAATTCATAAGGTTACATTTGTACGCAATAGCACGAATataagcaaaacaaacaaaaaacaatgtgTCATTAAGCATAAATGTCAAGTTCCAAACAAAATAGTCGTACATAACGAAAACCAGTGTGTACTAATGTGAATGTTATTGTTACCAAACAAACAAggagttttgcaaaaattccTACCTAGATTATGGCTCTGCAAATGCTTATTTATATAAAAGTATTGTCCATGTGAAgctgtttgtaattttttttatacacaatTGGATATTTGCAAAATGTGGTGATtgataaaattcctaaattattCGAATTAAATTCTCAGTTTGTGATTAAATGTGTTGTTATTAACTTGTTCCAGTGTTCAATGGTATCACGAATCCATGTCACGGTGTTAAACTCGGTCTGTCAAAGAGACTTCAGAAGGGAAATATTGAAGAGCATTCGATGATGTCACGGTGTTAAACTCGGTCTGTCAAAGAGACTTCAGAAGGGAAATATTGAAGAGCATTCGATGATGCTTCCAGCGAAGCTAGCCGTCCAACTTTCTtgtgcacgatttgaccaccatattatgtttattttatcattgcacaacttttttaatcttgtttagataaaattctttttttttaagacattcaccgtcttagccgattaatTAATTATGACTGAATAAATATGGGCAACTTAAGATTAatatttaacacccagtaccgagacgGGAATAGCGTCAATGTCACCAGTGTGTCGTTAACCCAGAATATTTCGTCGCCTTTATTTGCCGTCTTCTTTTGATGTCTTGATGTTCGCACTATAAAATCCGAATTAATAATGACCTTTCAGTACGAGCGCTTTTTAGAGGAAATTTATCCGTGCATTTCGATGAAATTATACTACAATCTAAGCAGTCCATGCTTTCCGATTATTTAATTTCATCTGTTCGTTAGATGGTCCCAgaacagaatcagaattcatgAACTTTTGGATCTGCTCTTTTTACTGCCTAATCTGATCCTACAATCCTAAGAGTACATCTGTACtcttattgcaatttttttttgtatcaaagtTTGACAAAGCCATAAGctccctgaaaaaaaatatttagttttctttatttcctgaaaaccaaatatcctccaatttttttttatttgatcataaGGATTTTAACACCaggatgtcattcatcccttCATAAACTTAACAttaaaagagaaagaaaaaataaataaaaaaataaaaattacaattttttgaatcattttatttgatttaaaaaatttaaactccaGATAACTTTGGGCattcaaaatgtaggtcttcgtACATACTTTGTCACTCAGGTGATAActcaacttttcaaaattccttGCCAATTTCTTCATGCATTTTTTCATGAACTTCTACCCTTATTTTAACAGAACTTTACTTCCAGCCGTTTGTTAACTTTTGGAAACATATATGAGCTgagataaaatgcttagtcagcaatcaactgtcacttcaacccatagtgcaggtgagcctgatagcattCAGTATGGCTGATGACATAGTGaaagcgatgcgatgcgaattggcgaacgcggtcaatgcgaactcgagcggcggaacaaattgacatctgcttcgccgcgttgagtatgtcaggtttaagcgattcacatacattttcatcaaatgtggttcgccgcattgaacgcattcgccggttcgcatcgcattgcactcactatgtcatcgacataacgcggggtaattaccacaatagatccactactggtcgcagtgggctctgcatttttttttttagttcagttCAATAAAATTACTGCTTTTGTCTTCATTTCATTAACTCGAACAGCTTATTATGAAACTACTCCAAAATTGACGACCTCTGGTAAGTCTCAATGGTCGAGAACAAGTGCAATCGGCATTATTTCCGGATGTCTGACTGAAAACGTCTTTTTCATATGTTTAGAGATTTTGTGGCGAAACACAATTGAAAGAATTGTTTCTTAAACAAAATGATGTTTCGGATACagtgaattgagaaaaaaaatgcaacttaaATTAGCATCATTTTATCGAGGAGTTATCACTGCTGTGTACTGCTTAACACTAGGCGTGGCCCCATCCAAGGGCTGATCGGTAGGAACCGGGTGCCCTTCCGGTACCAGAAAGTTGAAGCTCTGGAACAGCGTCGTGACGAAGAGGAACAAATTTGCTCGACCCATCATCTCACCCATGCACCGGTGCTTCCCTACGCCAAATGGATGGAACTTCGGGTCAACGATTACCTTTCCATCTTTCAGGAAACGTTCCGGTCTGAAAGTGTAAGCATCCTCCCAATGTTGCAGCATCATACCGCGAAACATTCCGACCACCATTGTGTCCtaggagagagagagaaaaaaaaaagcataattttAAGCTTTCATTAAAACGGAtataggccgatgacatagtgagtgcgatgcgatgcgaaccggagaatgcgattcaatgcggcgaaccacatttgatgaaaatgcatgtgaatcgcttaaacctgacatactcaacgcggcgaagcagatgtcaatttgttccgccgctcgagttcgcattggccgcgttcgccaattcgcatcgcatcgctctcactatgtcatcggccataGTCTCCATACAACCATATTTATACCTTTGGAATGTCGTAACCACATAGTTTTGTGTCTCGCAAGGCTCTATGCGGAATACCAAAAGTATTGCTCATGAACATGCGTAAGGATTCCAGAACCACAGCTTCGCAGTAAGGCATGCTagaaaagagagagagagagaaagaaaaaaaaacaatcggcatttttttaaatcttttacgTCAAATACTTCAATTATATAACTTATATTCTCAAATTTAGTACTGCTGTTAAATTCCAGGAAAAAATAGTAGGTACATAATAGGTATATCTATTCTATTAGCCAACGTCTCATTCATTCATGACTCAGTTCcacttagaaaaatttactattaataaattcaaatatttcatcatcAACATTGCATTTGTAGTATGTATATCAAACTTAAACAGATAAAACTGTACCAGAGAAACACAATCCAACATATAATGATATAATCATACGGATGATGTATCAGAAGTTTAAAGGTTGATGGGAAATTCCTTTCACATAGTTAGATAAATTATTAGTATCGTCGGTAATTATTAACGTCTCAAAAATGCGTTTTGCAGCTtactaagagaaaaaaaagtaacttcctacaataaatcattatttctcacgtgagctttcattacgtcgtattaAACATCTTCAGAATTAACAGAAAACTGATCCAAAAGTTATCAaagcaactttaaaatttgtatctgaCATATAGACtagaaatattctaaatggaagaaaattgcaaacagtttatgtcagtttttgtatttttttgtaataaaactgtttgtttacattttgtttcatacgacgtaatgaaagctcacgcgagattttatttttagaaaaatctaaagcgggccatagactacacaaatggcctgtgcaaattcgatgattccacgacgaagGATCTATGCTcacccacacacgatacaaacaaatTTCACGTGAACACAAacgagcaacaaaaaaaaccatctccaccccggcagagggtggtttgtacaaaatattcgaTTCCGACCGATTTTATtcaaaccgtttgggcgctcattcaagcagtgcaatacacgatgcaaatcgtgttcacagcgacaaaatttcatcgcgccgaaaccggtaaaaccgtttATTTTCTCAATGCCGGAAAAACCGACTTTTGGACGGCAAAAAAACGgtatttttggtaaatttttcatcattctttgACATTTTAATAAAACTGCCACAGGCAAAAAcactcaaattttgttcaatcagcttcGAAATCTAAGCTCACgtgagatttgattattgcttaaaaactaTAGTGGCGTTCACAAAGGGATTGACAAGATGCCATCTCTTTCTTAGCTGAtattatttcatgaaattttagtTCAGCTATCCAAATAACGCTCCACAACATTCAAAGACTGTACAAGTGTTCAATGACTggaaaaaagatacagctacaggaaatttaagattgcttcacaataatcattgtatttttcatcgaaaatactggaatttgctcaaaagatgtaaaaatgtgttATCAAAAAACAggccaaattttatcaaaatagttCCAAGCGGTGCCGGGCTTtaacaaatttagaatttaaaaccaaaaatgttgaaaatcgaTTAGAAACATCCTTCTTCGTTTCAAAACATAAtatgtttcaacagagtcagcatttaaacacatgttcgattgtttgtatgaaatttgtTCATCAATATTTTGGTAATTAATGGAACTCTGTTGTGTTTATTTCCAACGCTGTTGGAGCATTTTCTTATTCAAGACAACACTtctataaatttacaaaattctgaTACCAACAATAGATCGTACGTGTCAGATCtaaacaactttatttattgctgaattttgaatgattttttgatagatcttattttttatttcgcaTTCAGTTCtcctttccaaaattaaaacgaatAAATTTTGGAAAGGAGAACTGAATACTATCACGACCGAGGTTTCGAGCAAAACATCCGTATTTTGGACaacaaaaatctgtaattttctgAGTTGATCAAAAATTAAGTGAcagtgtttgtgttttgttaaATCAAATAAAGTCATTTTTTACCGAACAATCTTTATGcatataaaatttcatatcattttcatgaagactataaaaacttttactaaatctgtaaaatctgtttaTAAATCTGAATACTATGTTACAGAGTATAGGacaaaaattcttttgaaattatatgaaactaaaatttcggTAACCGCACAGCGaagttataataataaaataatgatgATAAATATATTGATTATCATGAGGATGATGATACATTTAtgacaaaggaaaaaaaaataaaaacacatcagcattttttccaaTGGAATAAGTTGCTAAATCTATTGTGTTATAAAAtctgagcattttatgccaATACTATTGCAAGTAGACGAAACCTGAATTCGATATACTTTGgaaaaataactgttttatcggttttatcaATAACAAATATCGAAACACCGGATTTGACAATAACCGGTAATATCGACCACCCTAATTGTTCGTCATAGCATAAAGGttgtgcatacatttaggggtaaacattattttaaaaatcttactgAAATCATAGAAACAAAGGTTTCTACGGATAAAATTTTACTGTAAACATTGTTGTGTTGCATGGCAATCACATTGCAGCATTAAAAAACGAGATTAGCAAGACGTCTCTTCGATTAATATTCTGTTGCAGGTGTAATCTCAGaacgttaattaaaaaaaaaatgattgtacATGGGAGTGTTGAGCGTGGGCGAAAAAAATGCATCGGGCTTGACAGCAGTTCAGGTAAAACTCCCATGGCCCATTAGACCAATTTAAGCCTAGTCATGAAATTACCACATGGGCTCCGATTTGCAGGACTTTGAGGACTTCAGTAGATATGATCTTTTTCGATTGATGTTTCTCGGTGATTTTGTagaggaaaataatttttaacgttttcggccTACTTGTTTTGCTCGATGAAAAACATCGAGCGACGGCCGGTTAGGAAACACGCCGcaacagagttttttttctgatgatgACCGAATACAAGTAggccgaaaacgttaaaaaacagcCTTATTTTCCTCTACAAAATCACCGAGAAACATCAATCGAAAAAGATCATAAGTAGATGCGGTGACCAAAATCAAATAAGAAGGGCTTAATTGGAAACGCAATTATTAACGGCAGGCTTTATTTTCTGACATTTATTGACTATATAGATctagaaaaaacttttaaaagtaaTACATTTAAAGcaacattaaaattaaatttcaattcaaactttaattggAGATTATGCTAGAAATTCGATGGTTTCACCACTTGAGccgtcattttttgttatttaagttCAAGAAATTCTCAttcgtttttcaaaatcattcatttcCACATAAAAAAGAAGTGTTTTCtaattctagcgtaacatttcatgagggcgaaactagcagttagctcgaaacgttcCAACGataatgcatcaacaggaagtttctcccaattgaatttaatcaatgttttgaaacatttaagtgattttaagatgaaactgcgtttattaggtaaagtgcaaccgcgtgcatccggaatgaccgttaactcgatttgtttacatttagcAGTTGGCCCTTTTGAATTGTTACGC
It includes:
- the LOC129747709 gene encoding alpha-1,3-mannosyl-glycoprotein 4-beta-N-acetylglucosaminyltransferase B gives rise to the protein MKMGLTSTPLRRRSCFLAFILVLVPCTILFLVIGTDFTAEQTMSQRVAEFQMRMQYLESMYRAKQEDVAILSQYLGFSNQNGDAPNMTINLNLLDGLSADSRSMIRNASASAKLPANLKLPTAFHFLPHLLDDPASLRPAFLQSKNRQGVSIVLGIPTVKRDKQSYLLETVDNLIANMDEEEQNETMIVVFVGESELGYVNQVANSINTRFPTFVDSGFIEILAPASSYYPDMSRLRQTLNDSVERVKWRSKQNLDFAYLMAYAQPKGAFYVQLEDDILTKKGFVSIMKNYALEKTAKKEQSQWFVLDFCQLGFIGKMFKSADLPWLITFFQMFFNEKPVDWLLYHLIYTKVCSVEKDAKTCKQEISKLWIHYKPSLFQHIGTTSSLKGKVQKLKDKQFGKIPTFYPHKNPPAVVKTGIQHYKAYTLQKAYTGESFFWGLMPQLGDLIEIKFKESVALKRYLFRSGSFEQPSDRFYNTTIEVLPVNLSEDSPVWSNYNTTSDGFLVVGIFNDFGIAEGVVDSKIGEIKELRLHVYSDSQNWVILREILLQVYSVR